The genome window GGGAGGTCTGACGGCCGAGCTGCCGGGCCTGGAGGTGGTGCGCGACTTCAACGTCCCCCCCGGCGCCTCCGCCGCCTTGGACGTGGACAAGCTGCGGCGGGCCGTGGGCAACATCGCCGCCAATGCGCGCGACGCCATGGGGGGCACGGGCCGGCTGTACCTGAGCGCGGTCCTCGAATCCGGGAACAACGAAGCGGACTCCAGGCTCGTCCTGACCCTCGCCGACGAGGGGCCGGGGGTGGCGGCCGAGGTCCAGGAGCGCGTCTTCCAGCCCTTCGCGACCTTCGGCAAGAAGAAGGGAACGGGGCTGGGGCTGGCCGTTTCCCGGCGCTTCGTCGAAGATCACGGCGGGACCCTGGAGCTCCTCCCCTCCCCGCCCCCACCCGAGCACGGGGCCCGCTTCCGGATCGCCCTCCCCTTGGGCGTGCCCTCCCCGCCCCGATCGGAGCCGGCGTCCTAAGACGCGCCGTTCGCGCTTCCCGCGCCGTCCGTGGCGGCCGCAGGGTCTGCCCGGAGGAGTATAGAATCGATTGCATGCGCCCCGGCCTCGCCTTGGCCCTCCTCCTTGGCGCCCTGGTGGCGTGCCGGACGCCCGACCCGAAGACAGAGCTGGAGGTCACGGCCGTGGAGACCTACTGGGCGGTGGACCCGCCCCGGGGCGCTACGCAGTACATCGCCCCCGTCGTCCGCTTCCGGCTGAGGAACAAGAGCCCCAAGCCCGCGCGGCCCATCCAGTGCCGCGCTGATTTTCGCCGTACGGGAGAGAAGGAGGAGCCCTGGGCCTCGGGTTTCCTGCAGGTCACCTCCGCCCAGAAGCCGCTTCTGCCCGGGCAGGAAATCCAGGTGGTTATCAAGTCCGAGGGCCACTACACCTCCGGGGGACCACCCGAGGGCATGTTCCAGAATCCCGCTTTCCGGGACGCCCTCGCGCAGATCTACTTGCGGGCGGGCTCCTCCGGCATGGTGCGGATGGGAGCCGACTACAAAGTGGAGCGCCGGCTCGGCAGCCGGAGCGTCCAGGGCATCGCCGCCCCCTAGCCGAATGGCTCAGCTCAGCTTCGTTCACCTCTCGGGTCCGCGCCGGGGCGAGACCGACGAATTGCGCCTGCCCGCAATGATCGGCTCGGATCAAGGACTCGAAGTGATGGTGCCCGGCATCGCCCCCCGCCACGCCCTGGTCTTCGAGCGGGACGGCGAGATCGTGCTGCAGGATGGCGGCTCCGACCTCGGAACATTCCTGGCCGGGGAGCCGGTGCAGGAGGCCGCCCTCCACGACGGCGACGTGCTGGAGCTGGGGCCGGAGGGGCCCAAGCTCCGCTTCCGCCACGAGGGAGAGGAGCGCGTCCCCCTTCTTCGGGCCCTGCTCTGGGCCCGGCCGGAAGGGGCCATCCAGCTCTCCGACACCACCGGCTTCCTGCGGGCGGTGGTCCGGGAGACCGCCAGTCGCACCAGCCGCGCCTTCCGCTTCATCGCCATCGGCCTGGTCGTGGCGGGCGGCCTCTTCCTGGCCTGGACCCAGTGGCAGGCCCATCGGCTGGGGGCGGATGTGGCTCGCCTGCGCGAGGCCGTCCGGCGGGCAGAGGCCGCGCAGCGAGACTTCCACGAGCGGGTGGAGCAAGAGCGCCGGCGTTCGGAGGCCGAGCGCCAGGCCCTGCAAGCGCGGATCGAGGAAGCCCGCCAGCGCGAGGATGAGCTGAAACGCCAGCTGGGCGAGGCCTCTCCCGGCCAGGCACCGTCGGTGCGGGACGAGCTAGCGGCGGCCCGGGAGCGGCTGGTCAGCCTGGAGAGCGAGCGAACCGCAGGGGAGCGGGTCATCCGCGAGTACGGCCCCGGCGTGTGCCTGGTCCAGGGGGCCTACGCGTTCTACGACGCGAGCGCGCATCCCCTCCGCTACAAGCTGGACGGCGACGGTCGGCCCCAGCGCGACAACGAGGGCTGCTACGCGCTGGACCTGGCCGGCCCCGGGCCCGTGCACACCGTGGACTACCTGGGCACGGGCTTTCTGGTCGACCGTCGCGGCTTGGTTCTCACCAACCGCCACGTGGCCGAGCCCTGGTGGAACGACTCCTGCGCGGAGGCGGT of Vicinamibacteria bacterium contains these proteins:
- a CDS encoding trypsin-like peptidase domain-containing protein — encoded protein: MRLPAMIGSDQGLEVMVPGIAPRHALVFERDGEIVLQDGGSDLGTFLAGEPVQEAALHDGDVLELGPEGPKLRFRHEGEERVPLLRALLWARPEGAIQLSDTTGFLRAVVRETASRTSRAFRFIAIGLVVAGGLFLAWTQWQAHRLGADVARLREAVRRAEAAQRDFHERVEQERRRSEAERQALQARIEEARQREDELKRQLGEASPGQAPSVRDELAAARERLVSLESERTAGERVIREYGPGVCLVQGAYAFYDASAHPLRYKLDGDGRPQRDNEGCYALDLAGPGPVHTVDYLGTGFLVDRRGLVLTNRHVAEPWWNDSCAEAVMNTGFKPRFTLFRAFFPREREAFELDVDRLSETVDLALVRVNLKGKRIPVIPLDRSGKGAVAGQPVVVVGYPAGLEAILAKADSAVVKDILAAGTSSERVTEALARKGLIRPSTTQGHIGDITQTDIVFDAPTTQGGSGGPVLNKSGEVIAVEYAVLTKFGGNSFGVPIGYSLELLRPPKGKAGGR